One Temnothorax longispinosus isolate EJ_2023e chromosome 8, Tlon_JGU_v1, whole genome shotgun sequence genomic region harbors:
- the LOC139818273 gene encoding uncharacterized protein: MPPQKLLHANLNHCRASQDVFLHIMPERGSGLGVAAEPYWVPPNHPCWKVDRCGSVAITWRMTEEPIACSQLEAGDGFVAVRWGHVTVVGVYISPNTDVAQYNAWLDSLTACITRIVPGSIVVAGDFNAKSALWGSPVTNAKGRIFESWAAGLGFVTLNTGSVQTCVRHRWGVHS, from the coding sequence ATGCCCCCACAAAAACTACTTCATGCAAATCTAAATCACTGTCGCGCTTCGCAGGACGTGTTTCTTCACATTATGCCGGAGCGCGGCAGTGGTCTGGGGGTGGCTGCGGAGCCGTACTGGGTGCCGCCCAATCACCCGTGTTGGAAGGTGGATCGGTGCGGCTCCGTAGCAATTACATGGCGGATGACGGAGGAACCCATCGCCTGCTCTCAGCTTGAGGCAGGCGACGGGTTTGTGGCCGTCAGGTGGGGCCACGTCACAGTGGTAGGGGTCTACATATCCCCCAACACGGACGTGGCCCAATACAATGCATGGCTCGACAGCCTAACGGCGTGCATAACAAGGATCGTGCCTGGATCGATCGTGGTGGCCGGGGATTTCAATGCCAAGTCGGCGTTGTGGGGCTCCCCGGTCACCAATGCTAAGGGCAGGATCTTTGAGAGTTGGGCGGCGGGCCTTGGATTTGTCACACTGAATACTGGCAGTGTCCAGACCTGCGTGCGGCATAGGTGGGGGGTCCATAGTTGA